A stretch of DNA from Manihot esculenta cultivar AM560-2 chromosome 7, M.esculenta_v8, whole genome shotgun sequence:
CTTTTCTACACTAATCTGATCTATATCTCATTCCACGATTATCCGGGGCCCTTCATGGCTCTACGGTATTTTGACTGGTTCCATCATCTCAGAAAACATTTTTCCAATGCGAGAAAGCCTGAATGGTTCTAAACTCTGTTACCTCCCAAAACCTTGTATGTCACATCGGATTCTTCATCAGAGGGTTTAAGATGGTGAACCAAATGTGAAATAACAAAATTAGTCTGCCGTTTGATAACGACCACAGCAAGTAGTAAGCCCTAGCCGACGGATAAGATGCTTTAGAAATCATAACCAAGAGTAGTCTCATATGAAATTTAAGAACACAACTAGCCTTTTCAAGTCCAGCTTGCAAAGCTGATTATTCAAGGAAACACTGCGAAGCTGATTATTCAAGGAAAAACACAAGTTGAATAAATATAGAACAGTTTCATTCCACTAATATCAGTCTTGCAATTTCACAATCTGGCACATTTATGATGAAAAGTAACATGATGCCGGGACATCTAATGCCTTACAATTTGCTGAAGATATTAGGAAGAATTCAAGTTTCAGTGATTCAGGTGAGATAGTTAAGGAATGTTGCAGCAGTTGCAATGGCACCTCCTGTAAGGGCATCTGTGAAAATCTTGTCTTTGTTCTTGTTACAAGCAGCAGATATCAGAGCTCCAGTCAATGCACCCCCAAACATGGCATTCTTCTATAATAGATCCAGAGGAAAATACGTGAAAAGAAGCAAGGGTACATTCAAAATGAGAATACCAGAGCTTCACCAATAATTCCTCACAAATAAAAAGGTGAACACTGAGGTAAGTATTTTGAAGTCTTAACAACATTGTTTAAGTTGTAGCTACACAGGCAATGACAAATACATCAACAGAAAGAGCATACCCAGTCTCGGGTGCCACGAACCCTCTCCATTCCATATTCCATTCCAACGTAAACCCCAGCAACAGTTCCTATAAGCAAAATAACACATTTCTAGATTTTCAATGGGGTTTTAGCAACACAAGGCTACTAGAGCATTTGCCAAaaagaggggaaaaaaaaaggtCTCTAACAAAAAAAGGGGGAAAATAGTAGCCAATGCAATATAACAACATGCTTACCCCATAAAGCACCTTCTTTGCACATCTTTTTGAGCTGCAATAACAGTATCTCTATTAGCAGAAAACTTATATTGCACCTTCTCATCCATTAGTACATATCAAATAAAACAATCATgaaatttttcaataaattagtataATGTAAGCCCTTCAATaagaaaatattcttttttctcTCAAATTTCAAAAATCAACAAAGTACCCATGGTTCAGAAGTCTGAAAATGGTGTTAAAGAAATCTTGAGAATATTGCTCATACTGAAATAGAGCAACTGGCAATATGTAGTTTGTTTCAAATGGAGAACTAACAACTGGTAGAAGAACCTTATAGAGTTCAGGAATTCCACGGCTATCATGTGGCTAGCATCACCGACAATATTTTCTTCAAAAAAAGCATGGGGATTGTTATCTCATTTCTTAAACACTTGCAGAAAAAAACAATAATTACCAAAGAATAGCAGATAAAAGGGCAAACAGCATTTGAGAAGATCAATGATTACTAAGGGTAACAAAAATATGAGAAATCAGTAGAAACTAAAGGCTTTCTCTCTTCCCATATTGAACATTTACTAATTTGTATCATTCTTCAATCAAAGATAATAATCAAAATTCTTAGAATCAAACTATGGAGTAACTAATAGCATGTGCACAGAGGATTTTCATGATAGCAGCTATGaataggaaaaaagaaaaagaaaaaaaaatcaccgTTTGATCAAAATTGCGAGTGGAAATGTTCCCTGAAAAGAAAGATGGTGTAGTAGTTGTGTTTGTCAGCATCAACTAAAATGACCCAAATACGTCATATACAGTTGTTTCTTATAAACGAGAAAGGGAGATGACCTCTTTTAACCACATAATATGCATCCTCTGCGAGAACTCTAGTAGCTGCAACCTGCAAAAGTTGTATCAACCAAAACAGCGTCATTTTGATTCAAAAATAACTCATCCCATTTGcagaaatttcattttaaacaagaagataaaaaaaagaatgatACAGTTCCAATCTTCAAGAAGCCATCAACGGTGAGATTGAGGAAGTGATTGCCCATGTCAATTGCCACATCAACTTTTGGGGTTGATAAAGAACCCGCAAATCTGCTACTCGGCATTTCCGTTTCTTTTCTTTGCTTCTCTTCTTCACTTGCACACTCTTCAGTTCTCTCTCTGCTTTTGTGTGTATCTCCTTTTCTTTCAGTCTCGGCCACCTGATGGTTTGTTTTTAGCGCTTTATTGTATTGTTGTCACTTGTCAACTTCTTGGTGATATGTGTTGCATTCTCATTAGCCTTCGCCGGCGGTTGAGGAAGTGGGAAGCCTCCTTTTTCATGTGACTCTCCTCTTCAATCTTCCTTTATTTGATGGAAGATATGATTTGAAAGAAAGTTCCACTCCAACTTTTTACGTTTGCAATTCCCATTCGACGAGGATCTCATATTTTTATAACGCAAATCCTAATCAAATGTAGATTATGAGACTTCAAATTAGAATCGtccctgtttttttttttttttttttttatgaaatagggGTTGGGAGTCTAATCTTAGACCTTTCAAAGCTAcatgatgcactttccaccaggctaagccttAGAGTGCAATCGTccctttttttataattacaaaaaaagTGTTGGCCTCAATATTTCTTCTCCGATCAATGGTGTGTAATTTTATTTAGTGTTATAGATCCATTTTTTATGGTTAAGACGTGGTTGGATATAATTATATGTAGGTCTTTTTTCAGCTCATTTGTAGAGAGAGCCTTCGTCCTCTCTTTCCTTGGTCAAgtttttatctttatattttgaGATCAAATTtgactattttctttttttttttaaataaaaattaaaaaattaaaacttgagatctctcaaatttattcggATACATTTACCACCAAGTTAAATTTGTAAATACTTATTCACGCTCTTTTTAACTTTATCACGTCaattctttttataatattcaatttatatatgaattaaatttattttaaatttcatattaatttaaatatagtaaataataatatttatactataaaaatacggttgaatttatttatgtaatttgaatttctatttaattatttgttgtatttcattTTTCTGTTTCCTTATTGggcatataataattttttttttttttttggtgattGAGTCTTTGTACTCGTGGTAGAGATGGTGATGATGCTAGATGGTCTCCAAGTGATTTCAAGCCTCTTTTGTCAAGGCTTTTTATAAATTTGTGGTCTGTGGActgaattttatttgattttttttaatttgtggtTGTGGATTGAATATATGTATTGATTACATGTTTCTCTTCACatcgattaaattttaaatgtaattaattttatataataaaaaaaaatagaaaaaagacgGTATAGTTTTTCAAAGTAgcatgttgagtttggtgattgttTTTTGACGATCCATATTTAAGGTGAAAGAGTTatgattttaatcaaattttgaatataaaattgCACTTAATTAAAaggtgaaaaaataaatttaaaatttaaatatttaaattatgtcTTTATTACCCTATttcacttttttattttctatttacaTAGAATACTTGTAAAATTAATagccttaatttaaaaaaaaattataataatttgtttaaaatattttttcaataattacctttcatttatataatattaaaaaattacaacaacttgaatttaaaatatttgaagcTAATATAGTATTTGGATGTCaaaaaattctaataaattttttttttaacttatttttttcatttttttcgtCCGTTAATTTTTCaacttgagaaaaaaaaaaattgaagctaGTCAAAGAAACCACGCCATTCTACAAGGCTGAAGGGAATGCTGGCGTAAGGGTGTAAACAgtaaaattcaatttatattaataatatctaaattcattttaaatttaattaaatttttttcaaacttaattatcattatttaaataaaatctgaATCCATtacattttatatattttattttataatttatataaaaaatatttttttattaataatttatatttaaaaaatttaatatctttaaaaaatatttaaattttaatttttaaataaaaaaatataaaaaatttataaatattattataaaatatattttttatattaaattaattatttatataaacaaattcaaataataaatatttaatacataaaattcaaactcaattaaaatttataaaaaatattatttttttaaatttaaattcaatctcAAATTCTATTATATCCATCCAAATCTATCTTTGAAATGGATCCGATATCCAAAAATACTCTATCCGTTCCTCTGGCGCACGAACGTTAGGTTGTCTTTATTAGAGGAGTCCATTCAATACCGTCTCCCTGCTAAAAGAAAGCCGCAAACAAGAACAAAACCCTAAGGTTTGATTTATTGGAGGAGTCATGGATAAGAACATGCTACAAGGTCTTGAGTCTACCTGAAGAAGACCAGAGGCGTATGGCAGCCGTGATCGAGCAGCTCCAAGTGCGAGACAGGTTTTAAATCTCTCCATTTATGACCTCCTTTTTTGTGTTTTCTTTgccatttcatttattttattttttctagccTGCCCTTTGGACTTCGTAGCTGATGAATTTGTTGGGTTGATTATCATTTAACATATTCTGGGTTATTGATTTCAGTTTGCTtccaaattgattttttttttttcgtttttggCTTTTAGAGGATTATAAATGAGCTAATTTTTTTATCTGGTAATTTGAATGTGCCGTAGAATGAATGAAGCTTTGCATTCCTTTACTATGATGGGTTCATTTCTGGAGGTGTAAAtgagttttttcctttttctatttATGACTTCACTCTCAATTTTTAACAAGTTAGCGTTGCAACTTTGATTTGTGACATTGTTGATGTGGAGTTAAAACAATGTTCCTCTCAAAACCGGTGCAGCCAATGGTGTGCGTATGTTGCCTCCGGACGTTTTGGGAACAACattattttttctgattaatcTAAGAATTTTACACATGCCCTCAATTATGTATCACAAATTTTCTTTGGTCAAATGTGGCATCAGTACTCTGTTGTGTATCTTGCCATTTGATAGAAAAGCTTAAAGCTACTGTTTCCTCTGATTTGACGCATAAAGCATCTTTTGCTGTGAATTTTGCTTCCTGATGTAGCTAATCTAGATCTGTTATGATGCCGTAAAAGGGGTGCATGATTTGAAAGGTTAAGGCTTTAATTGGCCATGGGCTTTTCACTTTTCTTCCTTATTTATATGGCTTCACATCCAGGCCTTGTATGCTGTTTTTCACATGATTATTTGTGAAGTTTGCAATGTTTATTTGAAACTTATTAGAAGAACGTTCATGATTAGTTTGGTGTTGCAGTTTATAGGCACACAGACTCTCTGCTCAGAGAGTCCTAAACTCCTAATTCCAATTTATGGGCAAAGTTACTTCATAAGCTTCTTGCCTTTTGAAAATTGTCGCCAATACAGTcctacttttattcttttctagttATTCAGATAGTGAAGGAGGGTGGACCATAACCAAAACAATTGGCAACCATGTTACTATGAAGTAATTTTACTGTATTATTTGTTTGAAAGGAAGGAGAATTGTTTGAGCATTGGAACGAGGAGATtgcaatattattttaattaagcgTAAAGGCCTTCCTCTATTTAGCAACCGCTGTCCACTTATTCTCATTCCATTACTTCGTCAGCCCACTAATTCCTAATAAAGTGATTTTTTGGCCACCTTAATTGGAGTCCATTGGACCATTTCTTCTTCTCTCGGCTGTTTTTTGTGTTAGTTTGTTCTTCACTTTCTCTTGTCGACTTTGCTGCAGAGCCATTCAATCTTGAGTTCTTGACGACTATCCCTCTCTCTGCTCCACTCTCTGTCTCGATAATCTCGCCTTCATTCTCGACTTCTGGCCGTCATTATTTACGACCTCGTCGTGGTTTTTGCTGTGACGCGCTTCAAGCTATTGGTTCTTCAATTGCTTGAGTTGTGATGTTGCCTTCTCCACGTTCTCACTATGGCGCTAGTTATTGCTTGCCTCTGGTACGGCAGTATGATTGATTTTTTCATTGTTATGTTTTTGGGCTGCCTCTAGTCTGGTATACTTGGATACAATTTCGTGCCTTGTGATATTTTATAATCATAATAAGTTTTCAATATGCAAaatattggatttttttttgcTAATGAGTGAATCATTATACCTAGTATAATTATACAGTTATCATAGGAGTGCATAACAGATGAAGCTCACTTCTAGCGGATTAAtgcaaacaaaaaaaataaaatttctctagtTTTTACTTATTACTTCGATTGGTCTATAAAAGTAAGGAACTTAATCTGCCCTGCAACACTTCCCTCCATCTCTCCCCTAGACGATATTGCAGTCTTCTCGTTCTAGTCCTCAAACAATTCTCCTTCCTTTTCTCAATATCGTCTCTCAAAGGACCACTTGTACGGcttctgaacttgactacctccATCAGTGACACAAGCAGCTCCTCATATTTTCTGTCTGTGGCTCTCCAAGTTCAGTTGTTTCATGGATCATTTCCCTTTGTTGTTTCTGGTTTCACTCAATTCCTTTGTAGGATCTTTGAAATGACAGCATTCTTTTCATCATTTGCTTCACTTCTCTATCCaggttttcttttaattttctgaATCATTTCTCAAGTTCTCTTTGAGCTTCGAGTTTTGTGTGCGATATTGAGCTGAGGTTCTGCTTTTTCGGTTTTTATTTTCGGTGTGTTTTGTTTGTTTTCCTtgtaaaaattcaaatattttaatcaaaatgACAAGATGGATTGCTTATTATTTGTAGAACTGCAAGTATTTGACATGCTCTGTTTTGAGCTCAGTTAGAACTAGACATGCATAGTATTCTATGTTTAAGTTGAAAGCTGAAATTGCTACTCTCTTGTTGTTTGGATCTTCTCCAAGAGAGATTATTAGCAGCTCCAGCTGCACAACACAATTATATAAtgccacttttttttttattttaggaaTAACTAATTTTTTGTGAGGATGAGTACTAATTTTTAGTGTACAAGGAgtattgtataatttttttccttctctAAAGGAGAATGGGTTCTGCAAATAGATAAGAAAAAGTAAAACAGATGAACCAAACCTAACTAAACCAGTTGagataatttttttcttcttgttcggtttgattttatttcCTATTAGATTCAGCTTTTTACTCATTTTTAGTCTAGACTGAATTGAGCAATGCTCAACTGTATTGGCTATGGACTTACTCTTGAGTTCCAAGTGAAGATAATATGACAAACAAAATTACCAAAAGCAAACCATCTAAAATCCATTCTTGCTAATTCCCAATGAAATATCCACCTTTCATAGTCATAAATCAAATACCCAATCTGGAATTGATTCAGCGACGGCATTGAACTTGTTTACAATAATACAACAACATTCCTGTCTTTTGTCTTTTGTTTTTTGTGTGTTGTTCATCAAACTTCAGTTTTCCTAAATTTGCCGTAGGAGTCGTGAAGGCATAATGACCTACCTTAGGTTTTGCTCTGGATAAAGCTCCTAAAAGAGTACTTTTACCAACATTTGGCATTCCAACGAGGCCTGCATCAGCAATGCTTTTTAGTTCCAGCAAAAGAACAGCACTGCTAAGGCAGGATTGATCCTCACTAGACATATCAGGATCGAAGACTATATCCCTATTGACTCCAGGCTTACTTAATTTGGCCTTCTTTGAAACATCCGGAGAAGACACATTACCCAAACCACCCTCCCCTCCACGAGCGACAATTATTTGGTGACCCAGTTTTGTTAACTCTACAACATCATAGTGTATATGTTCCACACCTGCTGGCTCTCTTTGAATGGCTTGTATGCTTGCAAATTCCTCAAGTTCCTTTAGCTTGTGTGGCTCAGCTTCTTTTTCCATGTTTGTGCTCTTAGAGACAGACTGCCAGTGAGATTCTTATTGATCGGTATGGAGAAGGGTCCAAGTCTGTTTTGGAATAGTTTTGAACTGTAGATGGAAGTTCACCCTTTAAAAGATGAATTACAGTGTCGACAGGTACTTGCACAAGCGTAACACACGAGTACTCATGGTTAGATAAATTGCCAAACAACAGGTGGCATCATAAAATCTTGCCATTTATAGAACTTATAAATAGTAACCTTATCCTTCTCTCGAGTTCCTATCATACTCTTTGAAGCTCCATTCCCCCCTCTCGCTACATTCTATATAATAAAGGCAGAAGTGGAGTGTCCTCATGTAATAATATAAGTAGTGTTGAAAAATTACCGGAAAGGTAAGGACTACATACAATGTGATGGTGTAAACCACTAAAGTCCCAGATTGCAGAGGAACACTCTAAAATCACATCACCACCCCTTCCACCATTTTCATCTGTATTATTGAATCCACATGAACCAGAATGCTACCAGAAAGACTATTTCACAAATTTGAATGCACTTGCTCTTAATCACCATGCAATAATCAGCTACATTTATGAAGTTCAAGGGAAATAATTACGATGAAAGGGAAAAAATTGATTCAGTATGAAGATTGAGAAACTAGATAAATTATGACCAAAGAAAAATAACCATGATAATATTGGATCCAATTGGCTTTTAGTATCGCATCTATCATACTTAATACTGTTATAAAACTTGATCTAATAAACATACCATTAGGTCTGCCACGGCGATCATGTCGACTTGGGCGAAAACTAGAGCAACCATTGCCACCATCACCTCCCTTAGCATGAAGTGTAAACCTATCTCTCATTCTGGTTTCCTACAAATAGCCCCCTAATAACCCTTTACTAAGATGAACAAGTAGTAAAAGATCAAGAAATGATTACACAGAATTATGTGAAGCTATTAGGGTTATAAAAATGTGAGAAATAAGGAAGAAACAAATAGAGTGGCAGACTTGCAAAGGGGCACACTTTGCTTTTGTGTGAGTAGCGTCTGAACAAGAGAACAAAGACAAATAGATCCATAGAGATTTAGAAGATTTTCTCAAGGCATCTATGCGGCAAAAGGATTTTGCGCAGCATAACCACATCGCTCTCTCTTTCCTGTCTAGATATCCTTCAAATCTTCCTCAAATGGAAAAAATTGGCATTCAATTTTTTGCTTATCTCAGCAACCTATAGAAAGAAATATCTTAGATACTAAACCAGCAACAGAGACATTCCTCGAAAATTGTAAACCAAACCATGCCACGATGCAGATGGTGAACATGGCCCATACAAGATAACTAAAGAAAATGATGTTTACAACTCTTCACAGCCAGTTCCAATCCTTTATTATAACATGTCCAGATTATCATAAAAACACAATAAGCATCACTTTTAACAATCACATTTACCAAAATTTGCTAAATTGTCAGCTAAAAGCTTTAGTAAGTCTAACAACTTGTGCCATAAACAAACAATTGAAACAATATGCTAGAAAGGAATTTGAGATAACCAAATAAACGATAAAATATTCAGGAATGAGCACATACAGGCATCTAAAGGAAGCAGACATTGAAAACATTCACCAAATCAATAATCAAcaagaaaattgaattttaacaaCAAAGAGAGCAGAGAAGGCTAATATGGTGTATTTAACACAAAATGAAAGAAACTAAAAGACCAAATTGATTGAACTTACATTCATCTAAAACCCTTGAATAAAACTTTCTTTCAgtttacagaaaaaaaaaattgtttagtGATAATGAAAACTAATGGAGTCAAAGGAAAATGTCCATTGTTAAAAGAATTGAACCCATTCATAGGATTCCTCACTAGGCCTTGCAAGGAGTCTCCTTGGCCATGGTTCTAACATTAATGACCATTCTAATGCCACCAATGAGCTTTGGTTTGATATTATGGTCATCAGCTTGAACCATAAGAAAACGGAAGAAAGAAATAACCATTCTAATGTTGTAGAGAACTAGAGATTTTATGGTTACTGTTAGGATCCCGTGTAGGATCTAGTTGTGGGTTTGTGTAGAGTCTTTTGGCAATAAAACAAGGATCAATTTTCTTTTTGCGATCTATTTTGGAAAGCTGTCGGGCTTATAAGAGAGAACATGTAATCTTTTGAA
This window harbors:
- the LOC110618663 gene encoding outer envelope pore protein 16, chloroplastic, with translation MPSSRFAGSLSTPKVDVAIDMGNHFLNLTVDGFLKIGTVAATRVLAEDAYYVVKRGNISTRNFDQTLKKMCKEGALWGTVAGVYVGMEYGMERVRGTRDWKNAMFGGALTGALISAACNKNKDKIFTDALTGGAIATAATFLNYLT